The segment CTCGTTGATGTCGATACCATTGTCATTGAAGTATGCTCCCGAAATATCACTGATGGCGACAACTTTGACTCCTCGCTCATTGAGAAGTTTTGCAGCCCAAGAGCCCACATTACCAAATCCTTGAATGGCACATTTGGCATTGAACGGATTAATTTTTCTCTTTTCCATGGCTGACAAAGCAGCAATCATCACGCCTCGACCTGTCGCCTCTGTACGACCTAGCGAACCTCCCAAAACAAGAGGTTTACCAGTCACCACTGCATTGACGGTCATGCCTTGAGACTTAGAATATTCGTCCATCATCCAAGCCATCTCTCTCGGTCCTGTTCCCATATCTGGTGCAGGAATATCCCTATCTGGCCCGAAGATTTCGATCAAAGTCTGTGTGTAGGTACGGGTCAATCGTTCGATTTCTCCTGCCGACATTTCACGAGGATTACATTTGATACCGCCTTTGGCTCCTCCGTAAGGGATATCTACTACGGCGCATTTCCATGTCATCCAAGCAGCCAGTGCTTTGACTTCATCCAGATTCACGCCCATATCGAACCTCACACCGCCCTTGGATGGCCCTAGTATGTTGGAGTGAATCACTCGGTAGCCTTCGAAGACTCGGATTGATCCATCATCCATCGTGACAGGGAGAGAAACAATGACTTGTTTGTAAGGTGATTTTAAAACATTGTAGATTTCGTCTTCTAGGCCGAGGGCTTGGGCAGCCACATTAAACCTAGACATCATAGACTCAAATGGATTTTCTTTATCCTTGATAGGAGCAGGCTCTATATATCCCATTTTTGTGTGTTGTTTGTTGTGAAACAAATGTAATCATTCACCGAATATTCTAGCTCTTTCCGATCCAATATTCAGATCAGTATTTGAGACAGAATTTAAGAAAAATAACAATAAAAGGTACCGACAGCAATAGTCCATCAAATCGATCTAAAAATCCACCGTGACCAGGCAGTTTGCTACCAGAGTCCTTGATCTGCATGCTGCGTTTGAAGAGTGATTCGATCAAATCACCATAGGTGCCGCATACGATCACAAT is part of the Reichenbachiella agarivorans genome and harbors:
- a CDS encoding Glu/Leu/Phe/Val family dehydrogenase; this translates as MGYIEPAPIKDKENPFESMMSRFNVAAQALGLEDEIYNVLKSPYKQVIVSLPVTMDDGSIRVFEGYRVIHSNILGPSKGGVRFDMGVNLDEVKALAAWMTWKCAVVDIPYGGAKGGIKCNPREMSAGEIERLTRTYTQTLIEIFGPDRDIPAPDMGTGPREMAWMMDEYSKSQGMTVNAVVTGKPLVLGGSLGRTEATGRGVMIAALSAMEKRKINPFNAKCAIQGFGNVGSWAAKLLNERGVKVVAISDISGAYFNDNGIDINEAIAYRDANKNSLEGYKGAEKIPGDELLFLDVDVLIPAAMEDVITKDNAGKIKAKLIVEGANGPTSAKADAILKENDVWAVPDILANAGGVTVSYFEWVQNRLGYKWTRERVNRRSDRIMKTSFNHVYEVSQQYDVSLRIAAYIVAIDKVSNTYKYRGGF